The Henckelia pumila isolate YLH828 chromosome 2, ASM3356847v2, whole genome shotgun sequence genome includes a window with the following:
- the LOC140880557 gene encoding indole-3-glycerol phosphate synthase, chloroplastic-like, translating to MVGLNLMSFKLSSFAATDIHRISSQKSPKSAFFGHIPQVHMPNSSPFKKLLFPAIKAQQFDLNDESAAVSDSGISHGDALQVKEWEVGMLQNEVASSQGIRIRRRPPTGPPLHYVGPFEFRLQNEGNTPCNILEEIVWNKDTEVSKMKEKKPLLALRKMLDKAPPVRDFVGSLKAAHSRTGLPGLIAEVKKASPSRGVLRDDFDPVQIAKAYEKGGAACLSVLTDEKYFQGSFENLEAIKSSGVQCPLLCKEFVIDAWQIYYARVKGADAILLIAAILPDLDIKYMIKICKLLGLTALVEVHDEREMDRVLEIEGIELVGINNRDLGTFKVDIGNTKKLLEGERGQRINEKGITVVGESGLFTPADIAYVQEAGVKAVLVGESIVKQTDPCMGITQLFGKDISS from the exons ATGGTAGGACTCAATTTGATGTCCTTTAAATTATCTTCCTTTGCTGCAACTGACATTCACAGGATTTCttctcaaaaatccccaaagtCCGCATTTTTTGGGCATATCCCACAAGTCCATATGCCAAATTCCTCTCCTTTTAAGAAGCTATTGTTCCCGGCTATCAAAGCTCAACAG TTTGATTTGAACGATGAGTCGGCTGCGGTTTCTGATTCTGGGATTTCACATGGAGATGCTCTCCAAGTTAAAGAATGGGAAGTTGGGATGCTTCAAAATGAAGTTGCATCAAGTCAAGGTATAAGAATTAGGAGACGCCCACCAACCGGTCCACCTCTTCATTATGTTGGTCCTTTCGAATTTCGCTTGCAAAATGAGGGAAATACACCATGCAATATTCTTGAAGAAATTGTATGGAACAAGGACACTGAAGTCTCGAAG ATGAAAGAGAAAAAACCACTCTTGGCATTGAGAAAGATGCTTGATAAAGCCCCACCTGTTAGAGATTTTGTTGGATCTCTTAAAGCAGCACATTCACGGACTGGATTGCCTGGCCTAATAGCTGAAGTGAAAAAGGCGTCTCCTAGTAGAGGGGTTCTGAGAGATGATTTTGATCCT GTTCAGATTGCTAAAGCTTATGAAAAAGGTGGAGCAGCATGCCTCAGTGTTTTGACTGATGAGAAGTATTTTCAG GGAAGCTTTGAAAATTTAGAGGCCATAAAGAGTTCTGGAGTGCAG TGCCCACTCTTGTGTAAAGAATTCGTTATAGATGCGTGGCAAATCTACTATGCTCGAGTCAAAGGTGCAGATGCGATTCTATTAATTGCTGCCATTTTACCTGATCTGGACATCAAGTACATGATTAAGATATGCAAATTGCTAGGATTAACAGCTCTTGTTGAG GTACATGACGAGAGAGAGATGGACCGTGTCCTAGAGATCGAGGGTATTGAGTTAGTGGGCATCAATAACCGCGACCTTG GAACATTTAAGGTTGACATTGGCAACACCAAGAAGCTTCTTGAAGGCGAGCGTGGACAAAGGATAAACGAGAAAGGCATAACT GTCGTTGGGGAGTCGGGGCTTTTCACTCCTGCCGATATTGCCTATGTACAAGAAGCTGGTGTTAAAGCG GTCCTCGTGGGCGAGTCGATTGTTAAGCAAACAGACCCTTGCATGGGAATCACTCAACTCTTTGGTAAGGACATTTCTTCATGA